aaatgaaataaaattgaacagGCAAATATACCTCGGTAGTCAACACCAGAATTGAGTTTCACAACTACAGGACGGCCCCGAATTGATTTGAGAAAGTCCGCTGGTGTCTTTGTTGACACAGAACCTTTTTCACCACCAATACTCATCTCTGGTTTCCTTCTATCTGCACAACCTACTTTTTATACCTAATCAGATATTACTAATCAAATTTATTCAACACCATCaaacaacataaaaaaaaataaagagctATTATCACCAAGCAGACTAAATAATCAAATGACCATGCCCCCATAGTCAACGGATAAGACAGACGGATAATTCTACACGtaccaaaaaatgaaaatgagaaaccACTGAGGTAAGAATATCTAAACAGTAAAGAGTATTCACAAAAGAACGATGATGAAAAAgctagaaaatgaaaaaggttcTGTGTCNTTTTGTGGAACGGCAGATTCTGAGGCATACTTGCAGtgggaaagaaagatagagcatgtgtttgattgcaacacctatagtgaaaataagaagatgagACTTGCTATTGCCGAATTTACCAATCATGCTGGTGATTGGTACCAACATCTCAAATctgagagaagaagaaaagaggaggatCCAATAGAGACATGGGAAGAACTTAAAGAAGTCATGAGAAAAAAGGTATGTTCCAAAAcattatgaaagaaatttgaaaactaaattgcAAGGTTTGAggcaaggaacaaaaagtgtgGCGGAATATTGTCAAGAGATGGAAACAATGATGGAAAGAGCAAAggttagagaagaaaagttaCAAAAGAGCTTAAAAACAAAGGCCCAAAGAGAGACAGAGAATATAACAAATGAACAAGCATTACCAAAAGAACTCTGGCACCCTCCGAAgattttgttatttctctcaTCTCAAAGCCCCCATAAAATAGCACACCCCAGTTGTATTATTACAAAATGGAAAACGGAGGAAAAGCTCCTCAAACGCCTCCCTGCAACTCTGGGGGCTAATAAAACTAAAGTTGAACACCTCAAAAAACTTGCGCCAAACCCAAGCAAATCACAACATGCTTTCCGCCACCCTCCTACAAGGAATACAACAAAGAGGCCCAGCCACTAAAAAACCTCTAGCCAAGATCTGATTCAGGAGTTTAACTCTTCCATGCAAAACTTGTCATGTGAAGAACTTCATCTGCTTGGAAATCTTCACCTTCCAAACGaaggagaaaataaaaccACCCACCAAGAAAGGATTGGACAAGCATTGGAAAAACTAGTGAGTCCAAAGAGTCCAAAAGGCAGGAATCACACCCTTCCCCACCCTCACCACCAACCTAAGGtgaaaagaggagagagagagagagagaggagagaagaGCTTGCCCTATTGGTCACCGAACGGCAGATACCGGAGAAAGAAGTTAAAAAATCTGTCTAACCAAGGATCAAAGCAATCGAGTTGTTCCTGAAGGatgataaataatatataaacgAGGGAATAACGAGTGGATGAGTCTATCCCCCAACCATTTTCCTCAAAAAATATGCATCACACCTGCTTCCAACGTCAAAACGAATAAACtaagaaagaagaggaagatcagACAATAGTTGCTTTCCACGGGTTTTTGGAAAGCAGAAGTGCCTTTTAACCCCTCAACTCATAATCCTCAATTAACAAACCTTTCGAACTCCTAATCAATGGAGTTGAAAgttcttatttcttcttccactaGCGACTCAATGGAAATAAGTCAATTTACAATTATCCTAACCAGCCCatttaacattttcttttttcattccaaCTCACGGCACACAATTTCTCCAAACTCAAACTTCAAATTCAGTGGCTCCTCCTTCACGAGCACTTCACAGCTTCAGATAAACCCTCCTCCATCTTTTCAAACCTGTCCAAAGCTTGAAGTCTCCCCAAAGTCTCCTATTTGTCGACCTTAAAGTCCCTTCCAAGACTTCATTGTCCCTTTAATTAagttggttttcccaaaatgtGAAACCCCTCCCCTCTTCCTTAAGCCTCGGATTGCCACCATTGAAGgaaggaaattttgaaagaCGGAGGATAGCCACATGTTCCCGAACTTGCAAGGAACGGGACCCCATTTCACTGGACCTAAGACCTAAGTTCAAGCCAAGAGGCCAATGTTCCAAGGTAACCCTAGGACCTAAGATTGCCTCGCATTACATAACACTTCCATCCAACCTTCTAAGAACAAAAATCTATCAATACGTTTTTGTATCTATTGTTGGACCAGGTGAATCTCTCATTGACCAACTTCAataaaatggtttaaaaaatgcaTAGATCTCGTCACTCCTCCCTGAGCTCTTCTCTTGTACTCTACCGACCACATTAAAGTCCCCTACTATGCATCAATAGGGGGCAATAGGTTAAACAACCCACCCAACACCCAACACATGCCAAAAACTCCTTCCTATTTGACTAGAAGGTCCATAAACCCCAGGAACCCACCCCTCATCCCCTTCGAAGCTAAAGGAAACCAACACTGAAAGGACCCCTTTAACCACTCCCAAAGACCGAACCATCCTACTCATATAAATACCTCCCAAGGTAACTTGAAACTCCCATCACACCCTCTCCACCTTTCTTCTACCTCATAAACtttaacggcccagatccaccactagcagatattggcctctttgggctttccctttcgggcttcccctcaaggctttaaaacgcgtctgctaggagaaggtttccacacccttttaaatggtggtttgttctcctccccaaccaatgtgggacatcacaatccaccccgctTCGgaacccagcatcctcgctggcactctttccttcctccaatcaatgtgggaccacccccaaatccccccccccccctttggggcccaaggtccttactggcacattgcctcgtgtctaccccctttggggaacagcgagaaggctggcacatcatccagtgtttggctctgataccaattttaacggcctagatccaccactagcagataatgtcctctttgagctttccctttcggcttcccttcaaggctttaaacTGCGTCTggtaggggaaggtttccacacccttttaaattgtggtttgttctcctccccaaccaatgtggggcATCACATAAACTATTGACCAACTCCTTAGAACTACTCCTTTGTTTGAATTCAATAAGAATGACAATGTCGAGGTTTTCCTATGCAAGGACCTTTTTAACCAACCTCCTTTTCTCCTTGCTCCCAAACTTCTTACATTCCAAGAAtcatttccatttaaaaatttgaaatcccACCATGATTGTTGCTTTCCTTCCCTCATAATAAACCGAAAACTCAAATTTCTTGAGCACCCTATCCCATTCTATCCTCCCCTTTAGATTTACCTGTAGTTCTAATTTTTGGCCAAGTCAAAGGACAATCAACTTTCAAGACTAGGACATGTCCACAAGGGCACTCTAAATAAAGAAGGATTGGGCTCTTAGGGAGTTACAAACTAACGTCTCGACTTGCATGCTAGTTGTTGCTAGCATGGAACATAAGGATGGCCACTGCCCAAAGTGAAAAAAGGTAACAGAATTGCTCTAACACCCTTCATGTCAACTAATGGCTGACTTGTATTCAACGATTTAATGATGTTTGGGTCTACAAAAGAAGAAGGCTCaatctttcttaaaaaaagttgGGTCCAAGACAGGAGGAGGCCTAAACCTAACTAACTTCAGGGAGTGTAGAAGAACACTTGTCCTCCCCTCACAACTATGGCCATTATTAGACAACTTACCCGGAAGGGCTACTTTGTATGTTGAGAACTATTCACGTCATCTCTTGCTAGAAACACCTGGTCGCTAGATATCTTCACCTGAAAGCACATCTTCTTCAAACCAACCCAATCGTGCAAAGATGGGAAATTATCTAGTACTTTGACCCAACCTTTCTCAAATGTAGTTCACCTATTTTCAATCACCCTCTCTTCATCCCATAGACGAAACCAAATAGCACTATCAAGGATTATTCCTCTCCCAAAATCTAGCAACTTCTTCATAATAGAAGGCTcattcacaaagaaaaacaacaatgtTTCCACAAAAAGCCCTAGTTCTTAGGTCTCCCAAAAAGCTTCCTTACACAACAATCAATAATATCCAAATAATTTGACGCCTTCTCCTTTCTCCACCAAAACAGCAACTGAGACAGCGAATGCAAAACCCACCTACGAGTCTTTATCTCCCTCCAAAGTTACAAGCAAGTTAGCACCATCACCAAAGAAGAATCTAGTTTAGACGAAGGAATCACCCTACTGACAACTCTATCCTTCGAGGAATATGGAGCAGTCGAGAGGAGTGCTACATAACACACCTCTAAAAGAACCCTAACCCATTTTATCCTTACCTTTCAGAATAAATAAAGCcgattttctttctttgctcGACACCACCGCAAACAAACAACAGTTTTCCCTCACATTTGATACACTCCggaaaaaaatcttaaatttacctaaaatcaattaaattggCCTTCGAACATCAAATAGATTTTCATCCTTCAAATAGAACAAAGATATCGACNAAAAAAAAGACTCGCTCATATAAACAAGTCCCCTACCGAAAGCAAACGCATACATATACGACAACTggaaatttaaacaaattaacaGTGTTTCAAGAAAATACCGTCAGTTTTCCcaaaatgaagatttgaagcaaatacaaaaatttagaaaatttccCAAGAATCAACCATTAGACGAAGAAACTAGAACTAAACAATATAATACCACGAAATGGAGACGAGAGGACTGAAGATGTAGTGTCGATGTTCCAGTCGGCTTCTGGCTGCGATGGTGGATGAGAAAGGAAGAAGCAGAGAGGGTATGAGGAGACGGTCGCAGACTGGGAGAGTAGCGCGAGAGAacgagaggaagaggaaggtTAGGGCAAAACTTTTTTGCcgtctttattatttttttattattatttacgaAAAATTACGTGgcgttatttatttatttatttaattgataatACCTCTaagttatttattatgttactctctattttatataaatatgtttcATTTTGGGAGTTAAAATagcaaaattttattgttgtgAGAAACTTGGAACATGTAAGTCTATCTCTCCATATAGAAGTCCATATAGAAGTGCTACGAGTATATAGAGATGTGGGTAGATTCAGGTTCAAAAAGTAAAGGCCGAGGTGTAGGTCACATGATCTACACCAAATTGATGGCTTAGTGGCCTTTTTCCTAGATCAAAGCAGATCCGCTCACCTTTTTGTTATCCAAAAGTTCGTCGAATTGACTACTATGAGGTTTGGGAAGTTAGAAAGCTCTATTATGCCattgattaaattttgattgttaTGAGACCCTAGAATTAAGTATGAATTTTTAGTGAAGCTTTAACCTATGTTTTATTATACTATGGTCTTAGAGTTTACATAGCAGTTCATGATTCaaagtctaaaaaaatgagtcGTTACATATGACGATCATAttaagtaataacctaaaaaaattgtagtaTATAGATAAGATTGGATAAATTATTATAGTAACACAATTGATCTAATTGACTCTGTAGTACTTGTAaataatttgatccaaatcataCAACAGAGAGTAATGCGAGTAGAAGTATCatatacaataaatttatgtaaaattaaaCCACAAATTATATTCTCTTGGTAAATATTTCACAACAAAATAATCGTATGCTATTAAATCTTAATCCTAAATGAGTTAGGAATCTCTACCTATAAGTGtttgttatttgatttatagAGATGAACTAATTTTTGTAGTGATTTAGTAAgtctattattttaagaacGATTCTCAGGTTGATTTCAAGCCTTGAACAACAACTCTATCTTCTTGTTAATTCAAGAGAGACATAAATGTCGACTCGGGATTCATAATCAGTAGGGTAGTTTGCAGATTTCATAGGTGAAATTGcacacaaacaaacaacaaaatcactcATATTCTGAAATATAAAGGCAATAGGGAGAACAAAAGGAATTGAAGAAGCTACAATGAAGAGTAAGAGAAGGCAGTggagagaaaggaagaaatgaTTAGGAGCTGAggaattttgttcttgaatatAAGGCCAATTTTAGTACGAAATCAAAGTACATTTTAAGACTCATTCCAACCAATAGCTCACATGTCACATCCATGATCCCAAACttagatattaaaaaacagaaagaaatcTTCGACGGGTAAAATTGTGAAAAGGACAACGTAATAAACAATCAGAAACCAGATGGTGTATTCTCTTCCACCTAACAAAAATGGTTCCAAGAAACTGTCTAACTTCTGCAATTTTTACTCTTCTCACTCGCTTTTCTCTTGATTCTTACCTTTCTCCCAAAAACAACTCAAATGGGGCAGGGAGGGACGTCGAGAGTACTTCCAGCTTGAATTTGACCCCAGCCAATAAGACGCCAGTGCTTCTCGACCCGACGACTTAGAGCAATCTTCTCCCCCTTGCTGGTGCAAACAGGGGAAGTAAGCTGCAGTTTTGCTAAATCGTTCTTTACTGCAAGTACTCTAGCACCCGTAGACATGGATCCTATGTTCAACATTAGAATCTCCCCCTTGGCTAGCTTTGATACTTTTCCCTGCCTTTCTGATCCTTTTGTCCTGACACCCAGGAGCCGCcgcaaaaggaaaaagtttaCCTGCAAATACAAGGGAGGACaactcaaaatgaacaatttttATCGACAATTGTCCCTCACTTTTTCGGGACCAAATCATTCATAAATTTCCATATAATGTCCAAGCTAGCAAATCAGAGCAGCCTCGAGAGAAACTGGGGatggcattttttttctaattgaaAACTGAGTTTTCATCGCAAAACAGTATCCCAATCAAAGGAGCCAAACAGATAGCTATTATACACAAACGATCTCTTGGAGAATGTATGGAGACTATTGCCTAAAGAGAAGCATTAAACTTGGACCAAACCTCCTCCTCCCAACGTCTCTCGAAACCTCTATAAATCCAACATAGAACTGTGAAAAAGCAAGCATGTAGTAACATTTGGATTTTCACCCCTAAAAGTGGATGCAGTTGGTTTTGGGTTAAGGCATGCAACATTATACTCCaaacaactcaaaaatagAAATCGACTAAATGACATACTCACTGATTGTTTCCAAAAGAGCacaaaaataccaaaaattcTTGCTTTAAACAATTTCCANcaaaaaaaaaaaaaaaaaaaagaagagagagagggggagaGAAACAAGCAAACGATAATCTGGGAAGAAGTAGGGAGGGCGAAAGAATGTTAGAGTAGTCTTGGGTTGCAATCTCAAGGTCTTCATCCATTAACTAAGAGAGAACATTCAAATGTTAAGAACATTACCTCTAGCTCAACAAAAACATCAGGAAGTGAACCAACTTCCCCAAGAACCTGACCGACCAATCTGTCAGCACGAGTCAAAGTGGGATCCATAGTTGTGCCAACCCCAATGAGACCTCCAGGGACTGCAAATTGCAGCTCATTTTGCTCCGCATACAATGAAACAATCCTTGAGTATATTGGAGTGCACTTGATATTACCACTTTCATCCTTAACAACAATCCCCGGACGAACTTCAATAAATTGATTCACCTTTAAAACACCCTGGAAAgaacacattttaaatatttgcacCATCAAAACTGTGGACAATTTTTCTAAAGGTAAAATGAGTTTAAAAATGTGAAGTGGTGACATGAATTCCTTGAGAAGACATTATCCAGAACAGGTTCAACTGAAAATTTCAGggtggatgaaattgaaacatCCAACcaccgaaagaaaaaaaaagctaacaaaatatttttactacTTTTTTACATGTTTGCTTGAACTCATAAACTAATAACTCAAAACAATCCACAAACTTGGACAAAGTTCTTAACTTCAGGTAACTCAACTTATCGAACAAGATCACCTATATGCAAAGTCAAAAACctctttttcaactttttacaCCAAAACCAAAAGATAGATGGTAATTGAAAAGGATAAATCACATTTGTCAGTTCTGGCCATATTCCAGTAACTGTCTTTATCATAAACAAGCACATAATGCACTATTACAGCATATCAACCATCTGAATGCTGGCTTTAAATACTTCATACCATCACAATTTCAACATGAATTGATGATtgtattttccaaaaaaaagtaataagtATACCCGTAATATGCTACCACCAGCCACACCACCTTTGATCTCATCAACTTCAAATCCGGGTTTGTTGACATCAAAAGAACGAATCACGATCATATTAGGAGGTGAGACAAAGTTCCTTTCTGGAattggaatttttttcactataTACTCGCAAACAACATCAATATTATACTTGAGCTGAGCAGAAATTGGCACTACTGGTGCACCATCAGCAACGGTTCCCTACCAAAGACATTAAAAGGACAAAATGAATACAGTGAAAATCGTTCATATGAAAATATCAATACCTTGACACAATAAAGTAAGGAAAGCTAACCtgaataaatttttgaataGCTTCATGTTGATTGATTGCCACATTTTCCTGAATAAGATCAACTTTATTCTGGAGGATTATAATATGTTGAAGGCGCATAATTTCAACAGCAGCAAGGTGCTCAGAAGTTTGAGGTTGAGGGCAGCTTTCATTGGCAGCAATCAGAAGTAATGCTCCATCCATAATAGCTGCTCCGTTAAGCATGGTAGCCATAAGAATATCATGACCCtagggaaaaaaatgaaacatgttatgataaaagggaagaaataAGCTTTGTGGTATATGAATGGTGAATAACCCGCCATACAACAAAATCAAGGAGTAAAAACCCATGAAACTCATAAGAAGACATAACTTATCTAATTGCTGTTCACAAAATGTGTATGGATCAGATTACTAACTTAACTACACAGATGCAATAATTCAACTTACCGGGCAGTCGACAAAGGATACATGTCGCAATAGTTTCATTCTGCAATTTTCAAATCCAGGCACATCACATAAAGGACTGTCTTCCTTTCCACTTCCATACGCCCTACAAAGCATGTTGAGCATGTTAATTAACTACTGGAAGTCAATTGACCTTTTAAGTACAAGTAGATGTTGTGTATGCTAGcaacatataaaaattgaagaaacacCCACTTGTAGCTCATAGGCCGAGGGCACTTGTCATCTTCACATTTGTATATCTTTGCATTGGCATACCCCAGCTTAATGGTAATGTTACGCTCCAGCTCATTCTTAAAACGTACAGTCTGCAGATTTGACATTCCATGAATAGATACATCAGAATGAAGAAGTTACAATGTTTTCCTGGGGAAATTGTACtcatatgaacaaaaatttcttatggaaaataaattcaaatctctgTTACTTTCTGTAAGCTAAATCCAATTCTGAATAATGCATCCATGCAAATACTACATGTTATTGAAGCCACtgtgaaatatataaaagccCTGGGTGTTAGACAAACTACTAATGGCATTTTTCATCCTTACTGATCATTAAGAAACAGAAAGCTTATGGAATACTTTGCttgatattttgttccccttaAAAATTCATACCTTGCTACTCTAATCGTtcagaaagagaaaagagaaggcAAGAAAAGTTTTTGCAACAAAAGATAATCCGAGGCACCTCTATGGAACTTAAAATCCAACCAACAATCGACCCAAAGAAGGAAGTCAGAATGTTACTATAAAGAATAGAAACCAAGATTAACCATCAGTGATGGAATAAACATTCACCTGGACTCCTGAAATTGCTTTTACAACGGTGGACTTCCCATGTGCCACGTGACCAATAGTACCTGGAAAAGATGAACTTAGTAATGGACAGTCAACtataatagtaaaataagATCTCCACGACTATAATTTTCCAGTATACAGTGTAATCAGGGATAATATGTGCGATAAAagaatcataaacaaaagaaaagttaccAATATTAATTGTAGCCTGACGAGATATAACTTCAGGAGAAAGTGGATGGAGCTTTGTCACATCCAATTTCTTCAAGTCTTGTTCCATCAAACCCTTCCGCGACATCTTGGCTGAATGTCCCTGTGCAAACAAGTTCGGATGTCTTACTTGGTTATTTGTGAAGTTAAACCAGAGAGAAACTAATCNaaaaaaaaaaaaaaaaaaaaaaaaaaaaaaaaaaaaaaaaaaaaaaaaaaaaaaaaaaaaaaaatgcaattatcAGCACTGTCCACAACCAAGataacaaaattaacaaaCACAATGGTCTAAACAGAAAGCATCTACTGAAAAAAGTAGTATCCCCAGATCAGAATAAACAACTTGAACAAAATTGCATACTTGAAAACTCaaactaataaaatacaaaGGAAATGATActaaatcataataataagcTTAAACCCTTGacaaaaaaggtaaaaaaaaaatataaaaaaactaatttcgAATCAAAAATTGTTAATCAAACAAGTAGCCAGTGATACTGGATCATANaaaaaaaaaaaaaaaaaaaaaaaaaaaaaaaaaaaaaaacagaagaaaaagctAGGGAATTTTAGATGAAGGATCTGACTACAGCCAAAACAATACCGAAAATGATCAAACTTGCGCCCGCGAACTGAGATTATGGAGAATGAGCGACAGTCTGCCGTAGCGCTTGAAAGGAAGGGGAAGGCGAAGGTTCTGCCGGCGAGAGAAATTGGCTATTAGGTTTTTTCTGGCACGAAATTGGCTGTCAGGTTGGGaatattatttccttttttttctttttcttttcaatatttgctaTTCGTGGGTCGTATTGGGTCGAATTGGGTGATAAGTTAGACCCAACCCTTCAAATGGTAGATTCTTCTAAACCAAAAACCCTTACAATGCTATAaacccaaaccaaaccaacccctaaaaattcaagaaaaatagaattagaTTGGTTCGGTCCAATCCGTTTGAACATAActtcataactcatatacaaaaaaaatcacttcAGCCAAAAGTAGAAGATACAAGTACGTAGTTACGatttcttgaaattaaaaaaataataacaatataaGGGGTTCATCCATCGAAACACAATAAATGCTTGTATACACACAATCCATCCTTCAAAAGCACGCCGAAACTTCAAGAAAGTAGAGATGCAGCAAGCAACTGTTAGACGTCGGACCTGCTGATACTCAATCTGAAA
This genomic window from Cucurbita pepo subsp. pepo cultivar mu-cu-16 chromosome LG01, ASM280686v2, whole genome shotgun sequence contains:
- the LOC111803416 gene encoding eukaryotic translation initiation factor 2 subunit 3-like — encoded protein: MSRKGLMEQDLKKLDVTKLHPLSPEVISRQATINIGTIGHVAHGKSTVVKAISGVQTVRFKNELERNITIKLGYANAKIYKCEDDKCPRPMSYKAYGSGKEDSPLCDVPGFENCRMKLLRHVSFVDCPGHDILMATMLNGAAIMDGALLLIAANESCPQPQTSEHLAAVEIMRLQHIIILQNKVDLIQENVAINQHEAIQKFIQGTVADGAPVVPISAQLKYNIDVVCEYIVKKIPIPERNFVSPPNMIVIRSFDVNKPGFEVDEIKGGVAGGSILRGVLKVNQFIEVRPGIVVKDESGNIKCTPIYSRIVSLYAEQNELQFAVPGGLIGVGTTMDPTLTRADRLVGQVLGEVGSLPDVFVELEVNFFLLRRLLGVRTKGSERQGKVSKLAKGEILMLNIGSMSTGARVLAVKNDLAKLQLTSPVCTSKGEKIALSRRVEKHWRLIGWGQIQAGSTLDVPPCPI